The nucleotide window AGCACCTCGGCGTCGGTGCGCACCGGCGCCCATATAAGATGATGCGCGTCGAAAATCGGCGCCCACTCATCCCAAGTTTTTGTCGCGACGACGCGATCGATCTCCGCCGTGAGCGCGGCACAATTTTCCGCGCGCGCCGATGAATCCTTGAAGCGCGCGTCATCAAACCACCTCGGTTGATCGAGCGCGCGGCAGAAGTCCGCCCAGAAACGATCGCTCTGCACCATCACGAAATAAATCCAGCGGTCGTCGGCGCATCGATATGAACTCCAGATCGGATTCACCCGCTCGGTGCGCGCTTCCGACCTGGGCGAGCGTCCGGTCATCAGTCCGACCGTGAGGTCCGATGCGTTCATCCAGAGTCCCATCGAATAGAGCGAGATCATCACCTCGCGCCCGCGTCCGCTGCGCTCGCGCCCGAGCAATGCCGCCGAGATTGCGCCGGCGAGTCCGAGCCCGACCGCATGATCGATCATCGCGGGACGCTGCGCGGGCGGCGGCTGCCCGGGTTCCGCGATCGTCGCCATCAAGCCGGAGCGCGCCCACGCGGCGGCGTAGTCGTAAGCGGGGCGGTTGCGATCGGGTCCGCGATGCCCATAGCCGTTGATCGACGCGTAGATCAGCCGCGGATTCCGCGCCGACAGCGTCGGGTAGTCGAGCTTCATCCGCTCGAGCGCATCGAGGCGAAGACTGGTGAGGAACACGTCGGCGCGCTCTATCAGTCTAAGCGCGAATGCGTGGCCCTCGGGACGGCGCAAATCCACCGCGACCGAGCGCTTGTTGCGATTGTCGAGTTCGAACGGCGGCCGGATTCGCGCATTCGGATCGCCCATCGTGCGGGTGACGAAACCGCGGATCGGATCGCCGGTTTTTGGATCCTCGAGCTTGACCACGTCGGCGCCCCAATCGCCCAGCACCGCGGTGGTCGAGGGACCCGCGACCCACATCGCAACTTCGACAACCTTGACGCCTTCGAGTGGCCGCTCCATCCGATTCGAGATCTCCTTCGCGCAGCTAGATCCGAATTGCTATCAGGAGTGCCCGCGTGAATGAAATGGCACTGCGAAGAGTTTCGAGCTTTCGCGAGAGGATCGCATCGCCGCGCAGCGAGTCGCTGCGATAGGGTTGCGACTTCGGATTGAAAGTCTGAATGCGGGATGAATCTAGCGGGGGCGGGTGGGGCGCCGCACGCGGCGCGGATCGCGCCGCCGCACTCGATTCACCGTCAGACGCTGCATCCGGCTCGCTTCCTTCAAGCGCAGCCGCATCGGCGTGCCGCCGCGGCCTTGCACCATTTCCGACAAGCGCCAGCGCAGCCCTTCGGCATTCATCCCGAGCGCGTCGCAGACGTTGTCGAACGACAGGGGACATCGCACGCCGGTGGTGAAGATCCAGTTCCACGCTTCCCGGAATGAACTGCGCTTGCGCAGACTCACCGAACCGCTGCACTCCTGCACGACGTTGATTGCGTCGGCGAGCACGGCAAGCATCAGGCGCTGCTCGCTCGAGAGCGCGCGCTTGCCGACCATTTCGAAGAACTGGCTGCGGAGGATTACGTCGGGAAACGGTCGCTGATCGGCGACTGGAGTTGAAGACCGCACCGTTTCCATCGCTCAAATACCTCTACTTACGCGCCAAGCTCGACTGTTCTTTGTTCTCGGCGGCACGCCAGTCCCTTTCAAAAGCTCAGCTAATATGATCCGTCACGCAAGCTAATCGAAACAGGATGAGAAAAATAGTGTGAAAGGCGGAAATTTGCAAACGATTCGGCGCGCTAAAAGCAGCAATAAAATGCCGATGACCGCAAATCTCTGAATTAGTCCAGCCGAGCGGCGCAGTCTGCCGTGTGCTTCGCTACCGAACTGCAAATTTCGCCGCGGCGGCCCGCCTTATCGATAAAGATCGGCGATCTGTTATTA belongs to Candidatus Binatus sp. and includes:
- a CDS encoding CaiB/BaiF CoA-transferase family protein, yielding MERPLEGVKVVEVAMWVAGPSTTAVLGDWGADVVKLEDPKTGDPIRGFVTRTMGDPNARIRPPFELDNRNKRSVAVDLRRPEGHAFALRLIERADVFLTSLRLDALERMKLDYPTLSARNPRLIYASINGYGHRGPDRNRPAYDYAAAWARSGLMATIAEPGQPPPAQRPAMIDHAVGLGLAGAISAALLGRERSGRGREVMISLYSMGLWMNASDLTVGLMTGRSPRSEARTERVNPIWSSYRCADDRWIYFVMVQSDRFWADFCRALDQPRWFDDARFKDSSARAENCAALTAEIDRVVATKTWDEWAPIFDAHHLIWAPVRTDAEVLDDPQAHAIGAFAQVEHPQIPGCRVVNSPIEFGGAEPRAHRGAPELGQHTEEVALEAGLSWDEIARLKESGALG